The following coding sequences lie in one Azospirillum humicireducens genomic window:
- a CDS encoding DUF4112 domain-containing protein, with protein MIDAIRTRRRNLAEDLPPGGSGSSVPIDFQRLERLRRLSRLMDSRWRIPFTRIPIGLDGIASIVPVAGDTATAVVSAYIIMEAARFDLPRALLARMAFNVALDWAAGSIPVVGTVFDIAFKANRANLNLLHEHLEQRLAAAAAKR; from the coding sequence ATGATCGACGCCATCCGCACACGCCGGCGCAACCTTGCCGAAGACCTCCCGCCGGGCGGTTCAGGCAGCAGCGTCCCCATCGATTTCCAGCGGCTGGAGCGGCTGCGCCGGCTGTCCCGGCTGATGGACAGCCGCTGGCGCATTCCCTTCACCCGCATCCCCATCGGTCTGGACGGAATCGCCAGCATCGTGCCGGTGGCGGGGGATACCGCGACCGCCGTGGTCTCGGCCTACATCATCATGGAAGCGGCCCGCTTCGACCTGCCCAGGGCGCTTCTGGCCCGCATGGCCTTCAACGTCGCGCTCGACTGGGCGGCGGGGTCGATCCCGGTGGTGGGGACCGTCTTCGACATCGCCTTCAAGGCCAACCGGGCCAATTTGAACCTGCTGCACGAGCATCTGGAGCAGCGTCTGGCCGCAGCCGCGGCGAAGCGCTGA
- a CDS encoding TerC family protein gives MLDLLADPNVWASLLTLTALEIVLGIDNIIFISIMASKLPPEQQQRARQIGLALALLTRLALLASIAWVAQLTQPLFTVAGWDVSGRDLILVLGGLFLLAKGTLEIHHTVEGHEEGGTAPKHATFTSVVVQIMFLDIVFSLDSVITAVGMSDHLPVMVAAVVIAMAVMLFASGPVGDFVNRHVTVKMLALSFLLLVGVALVADGLGFHIPKGYLYFAIAFSTLVEALNLLAKRKATAKH, from the coding sequence ATGCTCGACCTGCTTGCAGACCCGAATGTCTGGGCCAGCCTTCTGACGTTGACCGCGTTGGAAATCGTGCTGGGCATCGACAACATCATCTTCATCTCGATCATGGCGTCGAAGCTGCCGCCCGAACAGCAGCAGCGCGCCCGCCAGATCGGTCTGGCGCTGGCGCTGCTGACACGCCTGGCACTGCTCGCCTCCATCGCCTGGGTGGCACAGCTGACCCAGCCGCTGTTCACGGTCGCCGGATGGGACGTGTCGGGGCGCGACCTGATCCTGGTGCTGGGCGGCCTGTTCCTGCTGGCCAAGGGAACGCTGGAAATCCACCACACCGTCGAAGGCCATGAGGAGGGGGGCACGGCGCCGAAACACGCCACCTTCACCTCGGTGGTGGTCCAGATCATGTTCCTGGACATCGTCTTCTCGCTCGACAGCGTCATCACCGCCGTCGGCATGTCCGACCATCTGCCGGTGATGGTCGCGGCCGTCGTCATCGCCATGGCGGTGATGTTGTTCGCCTCCGGCCCGGTCGGCGACTTCGTCAACCGCCACGTCACGGTGAAGATGCTGGCGCTGTCCTTCCTGCTGCTGGTCGGTGTGGCGCTGGTGGCGGACGGTCTGGGCTTCCACATCCCCAAGGGCTACCTGTACTTCGCCATCGCCTTCTCCACCCTGGTGGAGGCGCTGAACCTGCTGGCGAAGCGCAAGGCGACCGCCAAGCATTGA
- the hemN gene encoding oxygen-independent coproporphyrinogen III oxidase, with the protein MNAITALAVKPAPAPSHSHGVAHGAAHGVDAALLAKYDGLRVPRYTSYPTAPHFTPEVNGEVYGGWLEAIDPARSGSLYLHVPFCQKMCWYCGCHTKIVARYAPIAEYLGHMRREIAMVADRIPGRLAVRHIHFGGGTPTMMAPDDFEAMIALLRTRFDVAADAELAVEIDPRALTAEMAAALGRAGVNRASLGVQDFDGTVQEAINRVQPRAVTEQALAWLKEAGIASVNLDLMYGLPHQSVESVTRSAEIALEMAPDRLSVFGYAHVPWMKTHQKKIDESVLADSLGRWEQFAAIGDTLAAAGYSAIGLDHFARPGDELAVQQEEGRLGRNFQGYTTDDAEVLLGFGSSSIGALPQGYVQNAVPFDHYAAAVEEGRLPTGKGIALTRDDTVRRDLIMRLMCDLSVDTAAIARAHGLAESAFDAELEGMADLVADGVAVVEGRRVHVPESARPLMRIVAARFDTHLSKGAGRHSRAV; encoded by the coding sequence ATGAACGCCATCACCGCCCTGGCCGTGAAGCCGGCCCCCGCCCCGTCCCATTCCCATGGTGTCGCCCACGGTGCCGCCCATGGGGTCGATGCCGCGCTGCTCGCCAAGTATGACGGGCTGCGGGTGCCGCGTTACACCAGCTATCCGACCGCGCCGCACTTCACGCCCGAGGTGAACGGCGAGGTCTATGGCGGCTGGCTGGAAGCCATCGATCCCGCGCGCTCCGGATCGCTCTACCTGCATGTGCCCTTCTGCCAGAAGATGTGCTGGTACTGCGGCTGCCACACCAAGATCGTCGCGCGCTACGCCCCGATCGCCGAGTATCTCGGCCATATGCGGCGCGAGATCGCCATGGTGGCCGACCGCATTCCCGGCCGGCTGGCGGTTCGCCACATCCATTTCGGCGGCGGCACCCCGACCATGATGGCGCCCGACGATTTCGAGGCGATGATCGCGCTGCTGCGCACCCGCTTCGACGTCGCCGCCGATGCCGAACTGGCGGTGGAGATCGACCCCCGCGCCCTGACGGCGGAGATGGCGGCGGCGCTGGGCCGCGCCGGGGTCAACCGCGCCTCGCTGGGCGTGCAGGATTTCGACGGGACGGTGCAGGAGGCGATCAACCGCGTCCAGCCGCGCGCCGTGACCGAACAGGCGCTGGCCTGGCTGAAGGAGGCCGGCATCGCCAGCGTCAACCTCGACCTGATGTATGGTCTGCCGCACCAGTCGGTGGAAAGCGTCACCCGCTCCGCCGAGATCGCGCTGGAGATGGCGCCCGACCGGCTGTCGGTCTTCGGCTACGCCCATGTGCCGTGGATGAAGACCCACCAGAAGAAGATCGACGAATCCGTGCTGGCCGACTCGCTCGGCCGCTGGGAGCAGTTCGCCGCCATCGGCGACACGCTGGCCGCCGCCGGCTACAGCGCCATCGGTCTCGACCATTTCGCCCGCCCCGGCGACGAGCTGGCGGTGCAGCAGGAGGAAGGGCGGCTGGGCCGCAACTTCCAGGGCTACACCACCGACGACGCCGAGGTTCTGCTGGGCTTCGGCTCCTCCTCCATCGGCGCGCTGCCGCAGGGCTATGTGCAGAACGCCGTGCCTTTCGACCACTATGCCGCCGCCGTCGAGGAGGGCCGCCTGCCCACCGGCAAGGGCATCGCGCTGACCCGGGACGACACGGTGCGGCGCGACCTGATCATGCGGCTGATGTGCGACCTGTCGGTCGACACCGCCGCCATCGCCCGTGCCCACGGGTTGGCCGAGTCCGCCTTCGACGCCGAACTGGAGGGCATGGCCGATCTGGTCGCCGACGGCGTCGCGGTGGTGGAGGGGCGCCGCGTCCATGTGCCGGAGAGCGCCCGTCCCCTGATGCGCATCGTGGCTGCCCGCTTCGACACCCACCTGTCCAAGGGCGCCGGCCGGCATAGTCGGGCGGTTTGA
- a CDS encoding EF-hand domain-containing protein, with protein MISSLGSSGSAATLQKFFSKADANSDSSLTTDELLSALGETSAASDSSKLSSAVDSLVKSLDSDSDGSLSATEFSSFSSQFDYGSGSALLAAQEQAGAMRQQFAQNLYSSLDSDSSGGVSADELSSALTSAGQTDTDASELFSSLDSDEDGTISEDELTSALEEAEANRPPPPPPPANDSRSASGSDSSTSSTATTSSTSSTSSSSSGGTASASAGGTTSYDPLDTNQDGYVSEEEKMAAYGGTAQQKGGVTSNRLSGDMLRTLMQGINEVAA; from the coding sequence ATGATTTCCTCCCTCGGCAGTTCCGGCAGCGCCGCGACGCTGCAGAAATTCTTCTCCAAGGCCGACGCCAACAGCGACTCGTCGCTGACGACGGACGAACTGCTGAGCGCGCTCGGCGAGACCTCGGCCGCATCGGACAGTTCCAAGCTGTCCTCAGCGGTCGACAGCCTGGTCAAAAGCCTGGACAGCGACAGCGACGGATCGCTCAGCGCGACGGAGTTCAGTTCCTTCTCCAGCCAGTTCGACTATGGCAGCGGCAGCGCCCTGCTGGCGGCACAGGAGCAGGCGGGCGCGATGCGGCAGCAGTTCGCGCAGAACCTCTATTCCAGCCTGGACAGCGACAGCAGCGGCGGTGTCAGCGCCGATGAGCTGTCCTCCGCCCTGACCTCCGCCGGCCAGACCGACACCGACGCCTCTGAGCTGTTCAGCAGCCTCGACAGCGACGAGGACGGCACGATCTCGGAAGACGAACTGACCAGCGCACTGGAAGAGGCGGAAGCCAACCGTCCGCCGCCACCGCCGCCGCCCGCGAACGACAGCCGCTCGGCAAGCGGTTCGGACAGCAGCACGTCATCGACGGCAACGACCTCGTCGACGTCATCGACCTCTTCATCGTCGTCGGGCGGCACCGCCTCGGCGTCTGCGGGCGGCACGACCAGCTACGATCCGCTGGACACCAACCAGGACGGCTATGTCTCGGAAGAAGAGAAGATGGCCGCCTATGGCGGGACCGCGCAGCAGAAAGGCGGCGTGACCTCCAACCGCCTCAGCGGCGACATGCTGCGGACTTTGATGCAGGGCATCAACGAGGTTGCCGCGTAA
- a CDS encoding LysR family transcriptional regulator, translated as MDLAGLRVVKAVADTGSVSRAAEALNCVQSNVTARVKRLEEDLGVDLFLRLSRGMEPTPAGRVLAGYADRVLRLVAQARDAVAEAAGRGGRLAVGSMESTAAVRLPPILARFHRDHPDVELTIAPGPTETLLAEVLAGRLDGAFVGGEVEHPDLTARRIFDEELVLAEPAAGLTTDSARRTLIVFGRACAYRGRAEMAMREAGRVPFRIMEFGALDAILGCVGAGMGVTVMPRSVVERDPWRELLAARPLPDALARMPTQFVRRADAIETGSLRAFLAAVSDGAPAKAATGSPTSRAGLNGLSAAC; from the coding sequence ATGGATCTCGCCGGTTTGCGGGTGGTGAAGGCGGTGGCCGATACCGGCAGCGTCAGCCGGGCGGCAGAGGCGCTGAACTGCGTGCAGTCCAACGTCACCGCGCGGGTCAAGCGGCTGGAGGAGGATTTGGGCGTCGATCTGTTCCTGCGGCTCAGCCGCGGGATGGAGCCGACGCCGGCCGGGCGGGTGCTGGCCGGCTATGCCGACCGGGTGCTGCGGCTGGTCGCCCAGGCCCGCGACGCGGTGGCGGAAGCCGCCGGGCGCGGCGGGCGGCTGGCGGTGGGCAGCATGGAATCGACCGCCGCGGTGCGCTTGCCGCCGATCCTGGCCCGCTTCCACCGCGACCATCCCGACGTGGAGCTGACCATCGCCCCCGGCCCGACCGAGACCCTGCTGGCCGAGGTGCTTGCCGGGCGGCTGGACGGGGCCTTCGTCGGCGGCGAGGTGGAGCACCCCGACTTGACCGCGCGGCGCATCTTCGACGAGGAGCTGGTTCTGGCCGAACCCGCCGCCGGCCTGACCACCGACAGCGCGCGGCGCACCCTGATCGTCTTCGGCCGCGCCTGCGCCTATCGCGGCCGGGCCGAGATGGCGATGCGCGAGGCCGGGCGCGTGCCCTTCCGCATCATGGAGTTCGGCGCGCTCGACGCCATCCTGGGCTGCGTCGGCGCCGGCATGGGGGTGACGGTGATGCCGCGGTCGGTGGTGGAGCGCGATCCCTGGCGCGAGTTGCTGGCGGCCCGGCCGTTGCCCGACGCGCTGGCCCGGATGCCCACGCAGTTCGTCCGCCGCGCCGACGCCATCGAGACGGGCAGCCTGCGCGCCTTCCTGGCGGCGGTATCGGACGGCGCCCCGGCAAAAGCTGCGACAGGGTCACCCACATCACGCGCAGGGTTGAACGGCTTGTCGGCGGCGTGCTAG
- a CDS encoding CarD family transcriptional regulator → MSNKLDFEAGDFVVYPAHGVGRVEGIETHSIAGLEVQLYAITFEKERMTLKVPVTKARNAGLRRLSSKDRIKVALETLQGRSRVRRTMWSRRAQEYEAKINSGDPVSIAEVVRDLYRGADQSDQSYSERQIYQAALERLARELAAVEKIDETKATERLESVLSKAA, encoded by the coding sequence ATGTCGAACAAGCTTGACTTCGAAGCCGGTGACTTCGTCGTTTATCCGGCTCATGGCGTCGGTCGGGTCGAAGGGATCGAGACCCACAGCATCGCCGGACTCGAGGTTCAACTCTACGCGATCACGTTCGAGAAAGAGCGCATGACGCTCAAGGTTCCCGTCACCAAGGCCCGCAACGCCGGCCTGCGCCGCCTGTCCTCCAAGGACCGCATCAAGGTCGCGCTGGAGACCCTGCAGGGCCGTTCGCGCGTCCGCCGCACGATGTGGAGCCGCCGCGCCCAGGAGTATGAGGCCAAGATCAACTCCGGCGACCCGGTGTCCATCGCCGAGGTGGTGCGCGACCTGTACCGCGGCGCCGACCAGTCCGACCAGTCCTACAGCGAGCGCCAGATCTATCAGGCCGCCCTGGAGCGTCTGGCCCGCGAACTGGCCGCCGTCGAGAAGATCGACGAGACCAAGGCGACGGAGCGTCTGGAGTCGGTGCTGTCCAAGGCGGCCTGA
- a CDS encoding YbfB/YjiJ family MFS transporter, translating to MSRPKSERAWIMVRVLVGGVIGLAIAMGVARFAFTPILPAMQAATGLGADGAGLLASLNYLGYFVGALGMGLVPHGALRTAVFRLSLLLSIVTTAAMGLDLGDAGQAMPVWLVLRFLSGVSSAGIFILGVAMVLDTLARQGGERFAGWLYTGVGLGIASSGLFVALFGGRLGWGGDWLALAAICAVLGLLPGLWVRDPLPQPQAAAAGMAGSGTAARAGGLSAPLLLLTLAYFLEGGGYIVSATFLVSILKTDPGTAAVGEAAWMVAGLGAIGAGVFWAAVARRTGSWWSLILAHLTQAVAILLPMTGSPTVAVISALLFGGTFIGIVSQAFALGRQLSAGASAKVVGALTAAYGLGQIIGPLPAGLVVTHTGSFNAALLGAAAAVLLGALLLAAGMVIAGRRSPAASALATPNARPNNS from the coding sequence ATGAGCCGGCCGAAAAGCGAGAGGGCGTGGATCATGGTTCGGGTGCTGGTCGGCGGCGTGATCGGGCTTGCCATCGCGATGGGGGTTGCGCGCTTCGCCTTCACCCCGATCCTGCCGGCGATGCAGGCGGCCACCGGGCTGGGGGCCGACGGCGCCGGACTGCTCGCCTCGCTGAACTATCTGGGATATTTCGTCGGCGCGCTGGGGATGGGGCTCGTGCCGCACGGCGCCTTGCGCACCGCCGTGTTCCGGCTGTCGCTGCTGCTCAGCATCGTCACCACCGCGGCGATGGGGCTCGACCTGGGCGACGCCGGGCAGGCGATGCCGGTCTGGCTGGTCCTGCGCTTCCTCTCGGGGGTGTCGAGCGCCGGCATCTTCATCCTGGGCGTCGCCATGGTGCTGGACACGCTGGCGCGCCAGGGCGGGGAACGCTTCGCCGGCTGGCTCTACACCGGGGTCGGGCTCGGCATCGCGTCGTCGGGGCTGTTCGTGGCGCTGTTCGGCGGGCGGTTGGGCTGGGGCGGCGACTGGCTGGCTCTGGCGGCGATCTGCGCGGTGCTGGGGCTGCTGCCCGGCCTCTGGGTGCGCGATCCGCTGCCGCAGCCGCAAGCCGCCGCTGCCGGGATGGCGGGGAGCGGCACCGCGGCGCGGGCGGGCGGCCTGTCGGCGCCGCTTCTGCTGCTGACGCTGGCCTATTTCCTGGAGGGCGGCGGCTACATCGTGTCGGCCACCTTCCTGGTGTCGATCCTGAAGACCGATCCCGGCACCGCCGCGGTGGGGGAGGCCGCCTGGATGGTGGCCGGGCTGGGGGCGATCGGTGCCGGGGTGTTCTGGGCCGCGGTCGCCCGGCGGACCGGCAGCTGGTGGTCGCTGATCCTGGCGCACCTGACGCAGGCGGTCGCCATCCTGCTGCCGATGACCGGTTCGCCGACGGTCGCCGTCATCTCCGCCCTGCTGTTCGGCGGCACCTTCATCGGCATCGTGTCGCAGGCCTTCGCGCTGGGTCGGCAGCTGTCGGCCGGCGCATCGGCCAAGGTGGTGGGGGCGCTGACCGCCGCTTACGGGCTGGGCCAGATCATCGGTCCGCTGCCGGCCGGGCTGGTGGTGACGCACACCGGCAGCTTCAATGCCGCGCTGCTGGGGGCCGCCGCCGCCGTGCTGCTCGGCGCGCTGCTGCTGGCGGCGGGCATGGTGATCGCCGGGCGGCGGTCGCCGGCCGCGTCGGCGCTGGCAACCCCCAATGCCCGACCTAATAATTCGTAA
- a CDS encoding SH3 domain-containing protein, producing MIRRLRTLPLMVALVTLTVPGCMPYQRIPNPPTVRTAPDTGAGLEPMYGEWQVDRPTPVYAKPAAGSGVVATLGAGQAVSTLGRVRNSDWVAVKAGGSTAYVRLHLLSLKGNTPRGSRGTSTTLEKPVDNAGPTIKAAPRGKIGATPIAN from the coding sequence ATGATCCGGCGTTTGCGTACCCTTCCGCTGATGGTGGCCCTGGTCACGCTGACGGTTCCCGGCTGCATGCCGTACCAGCGCATTCCCAACCCGCCGACCGTGCGCACCGCGCCCGATACCGGGGCCGGGCTGGAGCCCATGTATGGGGAATGGCAGGTGGACAGACCGACACCGGTCTATGCAAAGCCCGCCGCCGGGTCGGGTGTCGTCGCCACGCTGGGCGCCGGGCAAGCGGTCAGCACGCTGGGCCGGGTGCGCAACAGCGATTGGGTCGCGGTGAAGGCCGGCGGCTCCACCGCCTATGTCCGGCTGCATCTGTTGAGCCTGAAGGGCAACACGCCGCGCGGCAGCCGCGGAACCTCCACCACCCTGGAAAAGCCCGTCGACAATGCGGGTCCGACCATCAAGGCCGCACCGCGCGGCAAGATCGGCGCCACCCCCATCGCCAACTGA
- the fdxA gene encoding ferredoxin FdxA, with product MPYVVTDGCIKCKYTDCVEVCPVDCFYEGENMLVIHPDECIDCGVCEPECPAEAIVPDTDDRATKWLELNRDYSGQWPNITRKKDAPADADEFKGVDGKFEKFFSPKAG from the coding sequence ATGCCCTACGTCGTCACCGACGGCTGCATCAAGTGCAAGTACACCGACTGCGTCGAAGTCTGCCCCGTGGATTGCTTCTACGAGGGTGAGAACATGCTGGTCATCCACCCCGACGAGTGCATCGACTGCGGCGTGTGCGAGCCGGAATGCCCGGCCGAGGCGATCGTCCCCGACACCGACGACCGCGCGACCAAGTGGCTGGAGCTGAACCGCGACTATTCGGGCCAATGGCCGAACATCACCCGCAAGAAGGACGCGCCGGCGGATGCCGACGAGTTCAAGGGCGTGGACGGCAAGTTCGAGAAGTTCTTCTCCCCCAAGGCGGGCTGA
- a CDS encoding RNA polymerase factor sigma-32 translates to MAYIDDPETQRANLSFIKASMREPLLSRDHEFDLARKWREGNDERALHQLVRAYTRLVVATASRFRNYGLPMGDLVQEGNVGLMQAASRFEPDREVRFSTYAAWWIRSAMQDYILRNWSIVRTGTTAAQKSLFFNLRRLRAKIDSATQNGSGAPLTREGREWIAGELKVEVSEVEAMEMRLSGADQSLNTPVADGSDDDWQDFLADQRPSPEDVVIGMRDANTRSQWLAEALGELSPRERTIIRERRLREEGATLEELGRELGVSKERVRQLEHRALLKLRQSMLKRVEDSDDLLAEA, encoded by the coding sequence ATGGCTTACATCGACGATCCGGAGACTCAGCGTGCCAATCTGAGCTTCATCAAGGCATCCATGCGCGAACCGTTGCTGTCGCGCGACCATGAATTCGACCTCGCCCGAAAATGGCGCGAGGGCAACGACGAACGCGCCCTGCATCAGCTGGTCCGGGCCTACACCCGTCTGGTGGTGGCCACCGCGTCGCGCTTCCGCAATTACGGCCTGCCGATGGGCGATCTCGTCCAGGAGGGCAATGTCGGCCTGATGCAGGCGGCCAGCCGCTTCGAGCCCGACCGCGAGGTGCGTTTCTCCACCTACGCCGCCTGGTGGATCCGCTCGGCCATGCAGGACTATATCCTGCGCAACTGGTCGATCGTGCGGACCGGCACCACCGCTGCGCAGAAATCGCTGTTCTTCAACCTGCGCCGCCTGCGCGCCAAGATCGACAGCGCCACCCAGAATGGCAGCGGCGCGCCGCTGACCAGGGAAGGCCGCGAGTGGATCGCCGGCGAACTGAAGGTCGAGGTTTCGGAGGTCGAGGCGATGGAGATGCGCCTGTCCGGAGCCGACCAGTCGCTGAACACGCCGGTCGCCGACGGCTCCGACGACGACTGGCAGGATTTCCTGGCCGACCAGCGCCCCTCGCCCGAGGACGTCGTGATCGGCATGCGCGACGCCAACACGCGCTCGCAATGGCTGGCGGAGGCGCTCGGCGAACTGAGCCCGCGGGAACGCACCATCATCCGCGAACGCCGCCTGCGCGAGGAAGGCGCCACGCTGGAGGAGCTCGGCCGCGAGCTGGGCGTCAGCAAGGAGCGCGTGCGCCAGCTGGAGCATCGGGCGCTGCTGAAGCTGCGGCAGTCGATGCTGAAGCGGGTCGAGGATTCCGACGACCTGCTGGCGGAGGCGTGA
- a CDS encoding cyclic nucleotide-binding/CBS domain-containing protein, protein MKRKLVPDVVKAQELILVPEDTSVATVSKMMADKNIGAVLVVNHGALIGIVTERDLNNKVLSKDLDPSAVEVAAVMTRNPDSLPPDADAVDALKLMHDKHYRHLPITQGKRAVGIVSIRDLFKVAYEHMMAERAEA, encoded by the coding sequence ATGAAACGCAAGCTGGTTCCCGACGTCGTGAAGGCGCAGGAACTGATCCTGGTGCCGGAGGACACCTCCGTCGCCACCGTGTCGAAGATGATGGCCGACAAGAACATCGGTGCGGTGCTGGTGGTCAACCATGGCGCTCTGATCGGCATCGTCACCGAGCGCGACCTGAACAACAAGGTGCTGTCGAAGGATCTCGACCCGTCGGCGGTGGAGGTTGCGGCGGTGATGACCCGCAACCCGGACAGCCTGCCGCCCGATGCCGACGCGGTCGATGCGCTGAAGCTGATGCACGACAAGCATTACCGCCACCTGCCCATCACCCAGGGCAAGCGCGCGGTCGGCATCGTGTCGATCCGCGACCTGTTCAAGGTCGCCTACGAGCACATGATGGCCGAACGCGCCGAGGCGTAA
- a CDS encoding ImuA family protein: MSTLPSPSVPADSAPRDRAGVLADLRARIRRIEGAGGEGGRTLPFGVEAIDAHLPDGGLPLGCLHAVTAEDPGAGTGFAATLLGRLATPKAPALWILRGRDLYAPGLAAYGLTPDRLVAVRAVRAVDALWAMEEALRCSALSAVLGELEGLDLTASRRLQLAAESSGVTGFLLGLGAGMPGRRGGRPDGLSAAVTRWRLDAAPSRDEEEDEAPRPAGGLPGLGAPRWSVALERCRGGRPGRWTLVCDEEGWRDAGNPKAANQWRMSDIRQSGRESGLSDHRPAAAGR; encoded by the coding sequence ATGTCCACCCTGCCATCCCCCTCCGTGCCAGCGGACTCTGCGCCGCGCGACCGTGCCGGCGTGCTGGCCGACCTGCGCGCGCGCATCCGGCGGATCGAGGGGGCGGGAGGGGAGGGCGGGCGGACGCTGCCGTTCGGGGTGGAGGCGATCGACGCGCATCTGCCCGACGGCGGCCTGCCGCTGGGCTGCCTCCATGCGGTGACGGCAGAGGATCCGGGGGCGGGCACCGGCTTCGCCGCGACCCTGCTGGGCCGGTTGGCGACGCCGAAGGCACCGGCCTTGTGGATCCTGCGGGGGCGCGACCTCTATGCGCCGGGTCTGGCGGCCTATGGGCTGACGCCGGACCGGCTGGTGGCGGTGCGCGCGGTGCGGGCGGTGGACGCGCTGTGGGCGATGGAGGAGGCGCTGCGCTGCTCCGCCCTGTCGGCGGTGCTGGGCGAGTTGGAGGGGCTGGACCTCACCGCCAGCCGGCGGCTGCAGCTGGCCGCCGAGTCGTCGGGGGTGACCGGTTTCCTGCTGGGTCTCGGCGCAGGCATGCCGGGCCGCCGGGGCGGAAGGCCGGACGGGCTCAGTGCCGCGGTGACGCGATGGCGGCTGGATGCCGCACCCAGCCGGGATGAGGAGGAGGACGAAGCTCCGCGCCCGGCCGGAGGCCTGCCGGGATTGGGAGCGCCGCGCTGGTCCGTCGCGCTGGAACGCTGCCGTGGCGGCCGTCCGGGCCGCTGGACCCTCGTCTGCGACGAGGAAGGCTGGCGCGATGCCGGGAACCCCAAGGCGGCAAACCAGTGGCGGATGTCCGACATCCGACAGTCAGGCCGGGAAAGCGGCCTGTCGGATCACCGCCCGGCTGCCGCCGGCCGGTGA